A portion of the Streptococcus urinalis 2285-97 genome contains these proteins:
- the def gene encoding peptide deformylase, with amino-acid sequence MSTQDKIIKASHQINMADIIREGNPTLRANAKEVTLPLSDSDIILGEKMMQFLKNSQDPVMAEKMGLRGGVGLAAPQLNISKRIIAVLVPNIEDSEGNPPKEAYSLQEVMYNPKVVSHSVQDAALADGEGCLSVDRVVEGYVVRHARVTVEYFDKEGQKHKIRLKGYNAIVVQHEIDHINGIMFYDRINQASPFAITEGMLIIE; translated from the coding sequence ATGTCTACACAAGATAAAATTATTAAAGCCAGCCATCAAATAAACATGGCTGATATTATTAGGGAAGGTAACCCTACTCTTAGAGCAAATGCCAAGGAAGTGACTTTACCACTTTCAGATAGTGATATCATTTTAGGTGAAAAAATGATGCAATTCTTAAAAAATTCTCAAGATCCTGTTATGGCTGAAAAGATGGGATTAAGAGGAGGCGTTGGTTTAGCTGCACCTCAGCTTAATATTTCAAAACGCATTATTGCAGTTTTGGTTCCAAATATTGAAGATTCTGAGGGTAACCCACCAAAAGAAGCCTACAGTCTACAAGAAGTCATGTACAATCCTAAAGTTGTTTCTCATTCTGTTCAAGATGCAGCTTTAGCAGATGGAGAAGGCTGTTTATCGGTTGACCGTGTCGTTGAAGGTTATGTTGTTAGACACGCGCGTGTCACAGTTGAATATTTTGACAAAGAAGGCCAAAAACATAAAATCCGCTTAAAAGGTTATAATGCTATTGTCGTCCAACATGAAATTGATCATATTAATGGTATCATGTTCTATGATCGCATTAACCAAGCTTCACCTTTTGCTATTACAGAAGGTATGCTAATCATTGAATAA
- a CDS encoding MarR family winged helix-turn-helix transcriptional regulator has translation MSELDKNTAVKAMVVFRKAQRTLDSFGSDVFKSADLTPTQFSVLEVLYSKGDMRINNLIESLLATSGNMTVVLRNMERNGWIFKQKCREDKRAFIVGLTQEGRQLIEVILPKHIKRVEESFSVLTQEEQLQLIDLLKKFKDL, from the coding sequence ATGAGTGAATTAGATAAGAACACAGCTGTCAAAGCTATGGTGGTCTTTCGAAAGGCCCAAAGAACTTTAGATAGTTTTGGATCAGATGTTTTCAAATCTGCAGATTTAACGCCAACACAATTTAGTGTCTTGGAAGTTTTATACAGTAAAGGTGATATGCGCATCAACAATTTGATTGAATCATTACTGGCTACTTCTGGGAATATGACAGTTGTCTTACGTAATATGGAGCGTAATGGCTGGATTTTCAAACAGAAATGCCGTGAAGATAAAAGAGCTTTTATTGTTGGTTTAACACAAGAAGGACGTCAACTGATTGAAGTTATCCTACCAAAACACATCAAACGTGTAGAAGAGTCTTTTTCAGTATTAACACAAGAAGAACAATTACAGTTGATTGATTTACTGAAAAAATTTAAAGACTTATAA
- a CDS encoding Crp/Fnr family transcriptional regulator, which produces MQLVHFQKGDFVCLQGQALDFLAFLVSGRLKAVSQLENGKEHIIETLEPSAIIGDIELLLDQKASLSIIAMKDCSLVLLPITEKDSLFKDALFLYHLSRNLAQNLYKQSITTTANVLYSVKERLATYILEEEQDLFFQLDLSDLADQFGTSYRHLLRVIKQFIDLGVITKIAYKQYYICDLTFLKSLQIKN; this is translated from the coding sequence TTGCAGTTAGTCCATTTCCAAAAAGGTGATTTTGTCTGTCTTCAAGGACAAGCACTGGATTTTTTAGCTTTTTTGGTATCTGGTCGACTAAAAGCTGTTAGTCAACTCGAAAATGGAAAAGAACATATCATTGAAACTTTGGAACCTTCTGCTATTATCGGTGATATTGAACTCTTACTTGATCAAAAAGCCTCTTTGTCTATTATTGCTATGAAGGATTGCAGTTTAGTTTTGCTACCAATTACTGAAAAAGATAGTCTTTTTAAAGATGCTTTATTTTTATATCATCTTAGTCGTAATTTGGCACAAAACCTTTACAAACAGTCCATTACCACAACAGCAAATGTCTTATATTCTGTTAAAGAAAGACTTGCTACTTACATTCTAGAAGAAGAACAAGATCTTTTTTTCCAATTAGATTTAAGTGATTTAGCAGATCAATTTGGAACTTCCTATAGACACTTACTACGTGTCATCAAGCAATTCATTGACTTAGGTGTTATTACTAAAATAGCTTATAAGCAATATTACATTTGTGATTTAACTTTTCTTAAATCACTACAAATCAAGAACTGA
- a CDS encoding nitroreductase family protein — translation MSFLEELKNRRTIYALGRNTEVSNEEIAEVIKEAIRQSPSAFNSQTTRAVILFDDEVTKFWNELVFTDLAATMKEQGVPEEAVAGTKEKLAGFGAAKGTVLFFEDQAVVKGLQEQFALYADNFPVWSEQVSGITAVNTWTALSAELGLGGNLQHYNPVIDVSVAKAYDLPESWKLRAQFNFGTIEAPAGEKEFMADEDRFKVIG, via the coding sequence ATGTCATTCTTAGAAGAATTAAAAAACCGTCGTACTATCTATGCTTTAGGTCGTAACACTGAAGTTTCAAATGAAGAAATTGCTGAAGTTATTAAAGAAGCTATCCGTCAATCACCATCAGCTTTTAACAGCCAAACAACTCGTGCCGTGATTTTATTTGATGACGAAGTAACAAAATTCTGGAATGAATTAGTATTTACTGACTTGGCAGCTACTATGAAAGAACAAGGTGTTCCAGAAGAAGCAGTTGCAGGAACAAAAGAAAAATTAGCTGGTTTTGGTGCTGCAAAAGGAACTGTTTTATTCTTTGAAGATCAAGCAGTTGTTAAAGGATTGCAAGAACAATTTGCACTTTATGCCGATAACTTCCCAGTTTGGTCTGAACAAGTTTCAGGTATCACAGCTGTAAACACTTGGACTGCACTCTCTGCAGAATTAGGTCTCGGTGGTAACTTACAACATTACAACCCAGTTATTGATGTATCAGTTGCAAAAGCATATGACCTTCCAGAATCATGGAAACTACGTGCTCAATTTAACTTTGGTACAATTGAAGCACCAGCTGGTGAAAAAGAATTTATGGCAGACGAAGATCGTTTCAAAGTCATTGGTTAA